A region from the Hypericibacter adhaerens genome encodes:
- a CDS encoding ABC transporter ATP-binding protein yields the protein MSLFRFFEKLLQPTAAVTEAAPPPGLAAFYWFYVRQVRGLVVALFLTGIAVAGLDTTIPIFIGRIVALISSHSYETFFAAAWPQLVLMGVVLLVARPVALLLQNLVTNQAIAPGLTNLIRWQSHWHVVRQSWTFFQNDFAGRIANRIMQTGPALRESVVASTNAVLYILVYGGTALVVLASHDWRLSIPVFFWFVGYVILLRICVPRMRNRSREMSEVRSALTGRVVDSYTNILTVKLFARPRDEDDFVREAVDEHTRTFHRQQRLITIFSMSLISLNILMVVGTAAMAMWLWSMELIEVGIVAMAIPLAWQIANIAGWVAQNVTAIFENVGVVQDGMKSIAVPLQMPDRPNAGTLEVTQGHVQFENVHFGYGTTRGVLHGIDLDIKPGERVGLVGQSGAGKSTLVNLLLHFYDVEQGRILIDGQDIAGVTQESLRAHISMVTQDTSLLHRSILDNIRYGKPQASMAEAREAAAKAHALDFIETLEDWQGRRGFDAHVGERGVKLSGGQRQRIAIARVILKNAPILVLDEATSALDSEVEAAIQEQLEGLMKGRTVIAIAHRLSTIARMDRLVVLDRGRIVEQGSHNQLLELGGAYAKLWLRQSGGFGAGILKDGEMAEGAEAPPEEGEEPYSPESRPLEAVRAWERR from the coding sequence ATGTCCCTGTTCCGTTTCTTCGAAAAGCTGCTCCAACCGACGGCGGCGGTGACCGAGGCCGCGCCGCCGCCGGGGCTCGCCGCCTTCTATTGGTTCTATGTGCGCCAGGTGCGCGGGCTGGTCGTGGCCCTGTTCCTGACCGGCATCGCCGTGGCGGGGCTCGACACCACGATCCCGATCTTCATCGGCCGGATCGTGGCGCTGATCTCGAGCCACAGCTACGAGACCTTCTTCGCCGCCGCCTGGCCACAGCTCGTTCTCATGGGCGTGGTTCTGCTGGTGGCGCGGCCGGTGGCTCTCCTGCTGCAGAACCTCGTCACCAACCAGGCGATCGCGCCGGGCCTCACCAACCTGATCCGCTGGCAGAGCCACTGGCATGTGGTGCGGCAGAGCTGGACCTTCTTCCAGAACGATTTCGCCGGCCGCATCGCCAACCGGATCATGCAGACGGGCCCGGCCTTGCGCGAAAGCGTGGTCGCCTCGACCAACGCGGTGCTCTACATCCTGGTCTATGGCGGCACCGCCCTCGTGGTGCTGGCCTCGCACGACTGGCGGCTCTCGATCCCGGTCTTCTTCTGGTTCGTGGGTTACGTGATCCTGCTGCGCATCTGCGTGCCGCGCATGCGCAACCGGTCGCGCGAGATGTCGGAAGTGCGCTCGGCCCTCACCGGTCGCGTGGTCGACAGCTATACCAACATCCTGACGGTGAAGCTCTTCGCGCGGCCGCGCGACGAGGACGATTTCGTGCGCGAGGCGGTGGACGAGCATACCCGTACCTTCCACCGCCAGCAGCGGCTCATCACCATCTTCAGCATGAGCCTGATCAGCCTCAACATCCTGATGGTGGTGGGCACCGCCGCGATGGCGATGTGGCTCTGGTCGATGGAACTGATCGAGGTCGGGATCGTCGCCATGGCGATCCCGCTCGCCTGGCAGATCGCCAACATCGCCGGCTGGGTCGCGCAGAACGTGACGGCGATCTTCGAGAATGTCGGGGTGGTGCAGGACGGCATGAAGTCGATCGCGGTGCCGCTGCAGATGCCCGATCGGCCCAATGCCGGCACCCTCGAGGTCACGCAAGGCCATGTGCAGTTCGAGAACGTCCATTTCGGCTATGGCACGACCCGCGGCGTGCTGCACGGCATCGATCTCGACATCAAGCCGGGCGAGCGGGTCGGCCTCGTGGGCCAGTCGGGCGCCGGCAAGTCGACGCTGGTGAACCTGCTGCTGCATTTCTACGACGTCGAGCAGGGCCGCATCCTGATCGACGGACAGGACATCGCCGGTGTCACACAGGAAAGCCTGCGCGCCCATATCTCCATGGTGACGCAGGACACTTCGCTGCTGCACCGCTCGATCCTCGACAATATCCGCTACGGCAAGCCGCAGGCGAGCATGGCCGAGGCGCGGGAGGCGGCGGCCAAGGCCCATGCGCTCGATTTCATCGAGACGCTGGAGGACTGGCAGGGGCGGCGCGGCTTCGACGCCCATGTCGGCGAGCGCGGCGTCAAGCTCTCGGGCGGCCAGCGCCAGCGCATCGCGATCGCGCGCGTGATCCTCAAGAACGCGCCGATCCTGGTCCTGGACGAGGCGACCTCGGCGCTCGATTCCGAGGTCGAGGCGGCGATCCAGGAGCAGCTCGAGGGGCTGATGAAGGGACGCACGGTGATCGCGATCGCGCACCGGCTTTCGACCATCGCCCGCATGGACCGGCTCGTGGTGCTCGATCGCGGCCGTATCGTCGAGCAGGGCTCGCACAACCAGCTGCTCGAGCTGGGCGGCGCCTATGCCAAGCTCTGGCTGCGCCAATCGGGCGGCTTCGGTGCCGGCATCCTCAAGGATGGCGAGATGGCCGAGGGTGCCGAGGCGCCGCCTGAGGAGGGCGAGGAGCCCTATTCTCCGGAATCGCGGCCGCTGGAAGCGGTTCGGGCCTGGGAACGGCGCTGA